One window from the genome of Microtus ochrogaster isolate Prairie Vole_2 unplaced genomic scaffold, MicOch1.0 UNK111, whole genome shotgun sequence encodes:
- the Tnrc6a gene encoding trinucleotide repeat-containing gene 6A protein isoform X3: MQLVAEPGLEARCPGSQDTPLPEEWNRDLVQEEEQLMEEKKKKKDDKKKKEAAQKKATEQKIKVPEQIKPSVSQPQPANSDNGTSTATSTNNNAKRATASNQQPPPQQQQQQQQQEQQQQPQALPRYPREVPPRFRHQEHKQLLKRGQHFPVIAANLGSAVKVLSNQSESSAVTNQQPPNNGEVQNSKTQSDINHNTSGSHYENCQRGPVSSTSDCSTSCKNAVKDLLEKEAWPSAPGSDPELASECMDADSASSSESERNITVMASGNTGGEKDGLRNSTGLGSQSKFVVGSSSNNVGHGSSSGPWGFPHGAIISTCQVSVDAPESKSESSNNRMNAWGTVSSSSNGGLNPSTLNSASNHGAWPVLENNGLALKGPVGSGSSGINIQCSTIGQMPNNQSINSKVSGSSTHGTWGNLQETCEPEVSGTQKVLFSGQPQTITTETTGPNNTTNFMTSSLPNSGSVQNNELPTSNPGAWRVSTMNHPQIQAPSVMNGTSLSHLSNGESKTGGSYGTTWGAYGSNYSGDKCAGPNGQANGDTVNATLMQPGVNGPMGTNFQVTTNKGGGMWESGTTNSQSSPWGSGNGANSGGSRRGWGSPAQNTGTSLSSVEWNKLPSNQHSNDSANGNGKKFTNGWKSTEEEDQGSATSQTNEQNSVWAKTGGTVESDGSTESTGRLEEKVTGESQSRDRRKIDQHTLLQSIVNRTDLDPRVLSNSGWGQTPIKQNTAWDTETSPRGERKTDNGTEAWGSSATQTFNSGACIDKTSPNSNDTSSVSGWGDPKPTLRWGDSKGSNCQGGWEDDSAATGMVKSNQWGNCKEEKSAWNDSQKNKQGWGDGQKSNQGWSISASDNWGETSRSNHWGEANKKSSSGGSDSDRSISGWNELGKTSSFTWGNNINPNNSSGWDESSKPNSSQGWGDPPKCNQSLGWGDSSKPVSSPDWNKQQDIVGSWGIPPATGKPPGTGWLGGPIPAPTKEEEPTGWEEPSPESIRRKMEIDDGTSAWGDPSKYNYKNVNMWNKNIPDGSSRSDQQAQMHRLLPSASAVSSKEASSGSGWGEPWGEPSTPATTVDNGTSAWGKPIDSGPSWGEPITAASSTSTWGSTSVGPQSLSKSGPKSMQDGWCGDDMPLPGSRPTGWEEEEDVEIGMWNSNSSQELNSSLNWPPYTKKMSSKGLSGKKRRRERGMMKGGNKQEDAWINPFVKQFSNISFSRDSPEENVQSNKMDLSGGMLQDKRMEIDKHSLNIGDYNRTVGKGPGSRPQISKESSMERNPYFDKDGIVADESQNMQFMSSQSMKLPPSNSALPNQALGSIAGLGTQNLNSVRQNGNPSMFGVGNTAAQPRGMQQPPAQPLSSSQPNLRAQVPPPLLSPQVPVSLLKYAPNNGGLNPLFGPQQVAMLNQLSQLNQLSQISQLQRLLAQQQRVQNQRSVPSANRQQQDQQGRPLSVQQQMMQQSRQLDPSLLVKQQTPPSQQPLHQPAMKSFLDNVMPHTTPELQKGPSPVNAFSNFPIGLNSNLNVNMDMNSIKEPQSRLRKWTTVDSISVNTSLDQNSSKHGAISSGFRLEESPFVPYDFMNSSTSPASPPGSIGDGWPRAKSPNGSSSVNWPPEFRPGEPWKGYPNIDPETDPYVTPGSVINSLSINTVREVDHLRDRNSGSSSSLNTTLPSTSAWSSIRASNYNVPLSSTAQSTSARNSDSKLTWSPGSVTNTSLAHELWKVPLPPKNITAPSRPPPGLTGQKPPLSTWDNSPLRVGGGWGNSDARYTPGSSWGESSSGRITNWLVLKNLTPQIDGSTLRTLCMQHGPLITFHLNLQHGNALVRYSSKEEVVKAQKSLHMCVLGNTTILAEFASEEEISRFFAQSQSLTPSPGWQSLGSSQSRLGSLDCSHSFSSRTDLNHWNGAGLSGTNCGDLHGTSLWGTPHYSTSLWGPPSSSDPRGISSPSPINAFLSVDHLGGGGESM, from the exons ATATAAATCATAATACTTCAGGATCCCATTATGAAAATTGCCAGCGGGGACCTGTGTCTTCTACAAGTGACTGTAGCACAAGCTGTAAGAATGCTGTAAAGGACTTGTTGGAAAAAGAAGCATGGCCCTCAGCCCCTGGCAGTGATCCTGAGTTGGCCTCAGAATGTATGGATGCTGATTCTGCCTCCAGttctgagtcagagagaaacatCACTGTCATGGCTTCAGGGAATACAGGTGGTGAAAAAGATGGCCTTCGGAACAGCACTGGACTCGGTTCTCAAAGCAAGTTTGTGGTTGGTAGCAGCAGCAATAATGTGGGCCATGGAAGTAGTTCTGGGCCATGGGGCTTCCCCCATGGAGCCATAATAAGCACATGTCAGGTCTCTGTGGATGCTCCTGAAAGCAAATCAGAAAGTAGTAACAATAGAATGAATGCTTGGGGCACTGTAAGTTCTTCATCAAATGGAGGGTTAAATCCAAGCACTTTGAATTCAGCTAGCAACCATGGTGCCTGGCCAGTATTAGAAAACAATGGACTTGCCCTAAAAGGGCCTGTAGGGAGTGGGAGTTCTGGCATCAATATTCAGTGTAGTACCATAGGCCAGATGCCTAACAATCAGAGTATCAACTCTAAAGTCAGTGGCTCTTCTACCCATGGTACCTGGGGCAACCTTCAGGAAACTTGTGAGCCTGAAGTAAGTGGTACACAGAAGGTTTTATTCAGTGGTCAACCTCAGACTATCACCACTGAAACAACTGGACCAAATAACACTACTAACTTTATGACCTCTAGTTTACCAAACTCTGGTTCAGTACAGAATAATGAACTGCCTACCAGTAATCCAGGGGCCTGGCGTGTGAGCACAATGAATCATCCTCAGATACAGGCTCCGTCAGTTATGAATGGCACTTCCCTATCTCACCTTAGCAATGGAGAGTCAAAAACTGGAGGCTCCTACGGTACTACATGGGGTGCCTATGGTTCTAATTACTCTGGTGACAAATGTGCAGGCCCTAATGGCCAAGCCAATGGTGACACTGTGAATGCAACTCTAATGCAGCCTGGCGTAAATGGGCCTATGGGCACTAACTTTCAAGTTACCACAAATAAAGGGGGAGGTATGTGGGAGTCTGGGACAACAAATTCCCAGAGTTCACCATGGGGAAGTGGAAATGGTGCGAATTCTGGAGGAAGTCGAAGAGGATGGGGAAGTCCTGCACAGAACACTGGCACTAGTCTATCCAGTGTTGAGTGGAACAAACTGCCTAGCAATCAGCATTCCAATGACAGTGCAAATGGCAATGGTAAGAAGtttacaaatggatggaaatctACTGAGGAAGAGGATCAGGGTTCTGCCACATCTCAGACAAATGAGCAAAACAGTGTGTGGGCCAAAACAGGAGGCACAGTGGAGAGCGATGGTAGTACAGAGAGCACTGGACGCCTTGAAGAAAAAGTAACGGGGGAAAGTCAGagtagagatagaagaaaaattgATCAGCACACATTACTCCAAAGCATTGTAAACAGAACTGACTTAGATCCACGTGTCCTATCCAACTCTGGTTGGGGACAGACTCCTATTAAGCAGAATACTGCCTGGGATACAGAGACATCAccaagaggggaaagaaaaactgaCAATGGGACAGAGGCCTGGGGAAGCTCTGCAACACAGACTTTTAACTCAGGGGCATGTATAGATAAGACTAGCCCTAATAGTAATGATACCTCATCTGTATCAGGGTGGGGCGATCCCAAACCTACTCTGAGGTGGGGAGATTCCAAAGGCTCAAACTGCCAGGGGGGGTGGGAAGATGATTCTGCTGCTACAGGAATGGTTAAAAGCAATCAGTGGGGGAATTGCAAAGAAGAGAAGTCTGCATGGAATGATTCGCAAAAGAACAAACAGGGGTGGGGTGATGGACAAAAGTCAAACCAAGGTTGGTCCATTTCTGCCAGTGATAACTGGGGAGAAACTTCCAGGAGTAACCATTGGGGTGAGGCTAATAAGAAATCCAGCTCAGGAGGGAGTGACAGTGACAGGTCCATTTCTGGTTGGAACGAACTTGGTAAAACTAGTTCTTTTACATGGGGAAATAATATAAATCCAAATAATTCATCAGGATGGGATGAATCTTCTAAACCTAATTCTTCCCAGGGATGGGGAGACCCTCCAAAGTGTAATCAGTCTCTAGGTTGGGGAGATTCATCAAAACCAGTTAGTTCTCCAGATTGGAACAAGCAACAAGACATTGTTGGATCATGGGGAATTCCACCAGCCACCGGCAAGCCTCCTGGTACAGGCTGGCTGGGAGGACCTATTCCAGCTCCAACAAAGGAGGAAGAACCCACAGGCTGGGAGGAGCCATCCCCAGAATCTATACGACGTAAAATGGAGATTGACGATGGAACTTCAGCTTGGGGAGATCCGAGCAAATACAACTACAAAAATGTGAACATGTGGAATAAAAACATCCCAGACGGCAGCAGCCGCTCAGACCAGCAAGCACAGATGCATCGTTTGCTGCCATCTGCAAGTGCTGTCTCAAGCAAGGAGGCAAGCAGTGGCTCTG GCTGGGGTGAGCCCTGGGGGGAGCCTTCTACTCCAGCCACGACTGTGGATAATGGAACTTCAGCCTGGGGTAAGCCCATAGACAGTGGTCCCAGCTGGGGAGAACCCATTACTGCGGCATCCAGCACATCCACGTGGGGCTCCACCTCTGTTGGTCCACAATCATTAAGCAAATCTG GGCCCAAATCTATGCAAGATGGCTGGTGTGGTGATGATATGCCATTACCTGGAAGTCGCCCCACtggctgggaagaggaggaagatgtagAGATTGGGATGTGGAACAGTAACTCATCTCAAGAGCTTAACTCATCTTTAAATTGGCCACCATATACCAAGAAAATGTCATCAAAG GGTCTGAGTGGcaaaaaaaggagaagggaaagg gGAATGATGAAAGgtggaaacaaacaagaagacgCATGGATAAATCCATTTGTTAAACAGTTTTCAAATATCAGTTTTTCG AGAGACTCACCAGAAGAAAATGTACAGAGCAATAAGATGGATCTTTCTGGAG GAATGTTACAAGACAAGCGAATGGAGATAGATAAACATAGCCTAAATATTGGTGATTACAATCGAACGGTCGGGAAAGGTCCTGGCTCTCGGCCTCAGATTTCCAAAGAGTCTTCCATGGAGCGCAATCCTTATTTTGATAAG GATGGCATTGTAGCAGATGAATCCCAAAACATGCAGTTTATGTCCAGTCAAAGCATGAAGCTTCCCCCTTCAAATAGTGCACTACCTAACCAGGCCCTTGGCTCCATAGCAGGGCTGGGTACGCAAAACTTGAATTCTGTTAGACAG AATGGCAATCCCAGTATGTTTGGTGTTGGAAACACAGCAGCACAACCCCGGGGCATGCAGCAGCCTCCAGCACAACCTCTCAGTTCATCTCAGCCTAATCTCCGTGCTCAAGTGCCTCCTCCATTACTCTCCCCTCAG GTTCCAGTTTCATTGCTGAAGTATGCACCAAACAACGGTGGCCTGAACCCGCTATTTGGCCCTCAACAGGTAGCCATGCTGAACCAGCTATCCCAACTAAACCAGCTCTCTCAGATCTCCCAGTTACAG CGATTGTTAGCGCAGCAGCAGAGGGTGCAGAATCAGAGAAGCGTGCCTTCTGCTAACCGACAGCAGCAAGACCAGCAG GGTCGACCTCTTAGTGTACAGCAGCAGATGATGCAACAGTCTCGTCAACTTGATCCAAGCCTGCTGGTGAAGCAGCAGACTCCGCCTTCTCAGCAGCCGCTCCATCAGCCAGCCATGAAGTCCTTCCTTGACAATGTCATGCCCCACACTACACCCGAGCTGCAGAAAGGGCCATCGCCAGTAAATGCTTTCAGCAACTTTCCTATAG gcttGAACTCAAACTTGAATGTAAATATGGATATGAACAGTATTAAAGAACCACAGTCAAGACTAAGGAAGTGGACTACAGTGGACAGCATTTCTGTGAACACATCTTTGGATCAAAACTCCAGCAAACATG GTGCTATTTCAAGTGGTTTTAGGCTGGAAGAATCTCCATTTGTTCCCTATGACTTTATGAATAGCAGTACTTCACCAGCCAGTCCTCCAGGTTCAATAGGAGATGGCTGGCCACGTGCCAAATCGCCTAATGGCTCTAGCAGTGTTAACTGGCCACCAG AATTTCGCCCTGGTGAACCATGGAAAGGTTATCCAAACATTGACCCTGAAACTGACCCTTACGTCACTCCTGGCAGTGTCATAAACAGTCTTTCGATTAATACTGTGCGGGAAGTTGATCACCTCAGGGACAGGAACAGTG GGTCATCCTCATCCTTGAACACCACGCTGCCTTCAACTAGTGCCTGGTCATCCATTCGTGCCTCCAACTACAATGTTCCCCTCAGCAGTACAGCACAAAGCACTTCAG CCAGAAATAGTGATTCCAAATTGACATGGTCTCCTGGTTCAGTTACAAACACCTCTCTGGCTCATGAGCTGTGGAAAGTCCCTTTGCCACCTAAAAACATCACTGCTCCGTCCCGCCCACCTCCGGGGCTGACTGGTCAGAAGCCACCCTTGTCTACGTGGGATAATTCCCCCCTTCGTGTAGGTGGAGGATGGGGAAATTCTGATGCCAGATATACCCCAG GTTCCAGCTGGGGTGAGAGCAGCTCAGGGAGAATAACGAATTGGCTTGTTTTGAAAAACCTCACACCTCAG ATTGATGGCTCAACTCTGCGCACCCTGTGCATGCAGCATGGTCCACTGATTACATTCCATCTGAACCTTCAACATGGAAATGCTCTGGTCCGTTACAGTTCAAAAGAAGAGGTAGTGAAGGCACAAAAGTCTCTGCACAT GTGTGTGCTGGGGAACACTACTATTCTCGCTGAGTTTGCCAGTGAAGAGGAGATCAGTCGCTTCTTTGCACAAAGTCAGTCTCTGACCCCTTCTCCTGGCTGGCAGTCTCTCGGGTCCAGCCAGAGCCGGCTGGGCTCCCTCGACTGTTCCCACTCATTCTCCAGCCGGACCGATCTCAATCACTGGAATGGTGCTGGGCTGTCGGGAACTAACTGTGGAGACCTTCACGGCACTTCCCTCTGGGGGACCCCACATTATTCCACAAGCCTGTGGGGTCCCCCAAGCAGCAGCGACCCCCGGGGAATTAGCAGCCCATCCCCcattaatgcttttctttctgttgaccacctgggtgggggtggagagtcCATGTAA
- the Tnrc6a gene encoding trinucleotide repeat-containing gene 6A protein isoform X5: protein MLTVHQVSSYFDNMDLVQEEEQLMEEKKKKKDDKKKKEAAQKKATEQKIKVPEQIKPSVSQPQPANSDNGTSTATSTNNNAKRATASNQQPPPQQQQQQQQQEQQQQPQALPRYPREVPPRFRHQEHKQLLKRGQHFPVIAANLGSAVKVLSNQSESSAVTNQQPPNNGEVQNSKTQSDINHNTSGSHYENCQRGPVSSTSDCSTSCKNAVKDLLEKEAWPSAPGSDPELASECMDADSASSSESERNITVMASGNTGGEKDGLRNSTGLGSQSKFVVGSSSNNVGHGSSSGPWGFPHGAIISTCQVSVDAPESKSESSNNRMNAWGTVSSSSNGGLNPSTLNSASNHGAWPVLENNGLALKGPVGSGSSGINIQCSTIGQMPNNQSINSKVSGSSTHGTWGNLQETCEPEVSGTQKVLFSGQPQTITTETTGPNNTTNFMTSSLPNSGSVQNNELPTSNPGAWRVSTMNHPQIQAPSVMNGTSLSHLSNGESKTGGSYGTTWGAYGSNYSGDKCAGPNGQANGDTVNATLMQPGVNGPMGTNFQVTTNKGGGMWESGTTNSQSSPWGSGNGANSGGSRRGWGSPAQNTGTSLSSVEWNKLPSNQHSNDSANGNGKKFTNGWKSTEEEDQGSATSQTNEQNSVWAKTGGTVESDGSTESTGRLEEKVTGESQSRDRRKIDQHTLLQSIVNRTDLDPRVLSNSGWGQTPIKQNTAWDTETSPRGERKTDNGTEAWGSSATQTFNSGACIDKTSPNSNDTSSVSGWGDPKPTLRWGDSKGSNCQGGWEDDSAATGMVKSNQWGNCKEEKSAWNDSQKNKQGWGDGQKSNQGWSISASDNWGETSRSNHWGEANKKSSSGGSDSDRSISGWNELGKTSSFTWGNNINPNNSSGWDESSKPNSSQGWGDPPKCNQSLGWGDSSKPVSSPDWNKQQDIVGSWGIPPATGKPPGTGWLGGPIPAPTKEEEPTGWEEPSPESIRRKMEIDDGTSAWGDPSKYNYKNVNMWNKNIPDGSSRSDQQAQMHRLLPSASAVSSKEASSGSGWGEPWGEPSTPATTVDNGTSAWGKPIDSGPSWGEPITAASSTSTWGSTSVGPQSLSKSGPKSMQDGWCGDDMPLPGSRPTGWEEEEDVEIGMWNSNSSQELNSSLNWPPYTKKMSSKGLSGKKRRRERGMMKGGNKQEDAWINPFVKQFSNISFSRDSPEENVQSNKMDLSGGMLQDKRMEIDKHSLNIGDYNRTVGKGPGSRPQISKESSMERNPYFDKDGIVADESQNMQFMSSQSMKLPPSNSALPNQALGSIAGLGTQNLNSVRQNGNPSMFGVGNTAAQPRGMQQPPAQPLSSSQPNLRAQVPPPLLSPQVPVSLLKYAPNNGGLNPLFGPQQVAMLNQLSQLNQLSQISQLQRLLAQQQRVQNQRSVPSANRQQQDQQGRPLSVQQQMMQQSRQLDPSLLVKQQTPPSQQPLHQPAMKSFLDNVMPHTTPELQKGPSPVNAFSNFPIGLNSNLNVNMDMNSIKEPQSRLRKWTTVDSISVNTSLDQNSSKHGAISSGFRLEESPFVPYDFMNSSTSPASPPGSIGDGWPRAKSPNGSSSVNWPPEFRPGEPWKGYPNIDPETDPYVTPGSVINSLSINTVREVDHLRDRNSGSSSSLNTTLPSTSAWSSIRASNYNVPLSSTAQSTSARNSDSKLTWSPGSVTNTSLAHELWKVPLPPKNITAPSRPPPGLTGQKPPLSTWDNSPLRVGGGWGNSDARYTPGSSWGESSSGRITNWLVLKNLTPQIDGSTLRTLCMQHGPLITFHLNLQHGNALVRYSSKEEVVKAQKSLHMCVLGNTTILAEFASEEEISRFFAQSQSLTPSPGWQSLGSSQSRLGSLDCSHSFSSRTDLNHWNGAGLSGTNCGDLHGTSLWGTPHYSTSLWGPPSSSDPRGISSPSPINAFLSVDHLGGGGESM, encoded by the exons ATATAAATCATAATACTTCAGGATCCCATTATGAAAATTGCCAGCGGGGACCTGTGTCTTCTACAAGTGACTGTAGCACAAGCTGTAAGAATGCTGTAAAGGACTTGTTGGAAAAAGAAGCATGGCCCTCAGCCCCTGGCAGTGATCCTGAGTTGGCCTCAGAATGTATGGATGCTGATTCTGCCTCCAGttctgagtcagagagaaacatCACTGTCATGGCTTCAGGGAATACAGGTGGTGAAAAAGATGGCCTTCGGAACAGCACTGGACTCGGTTCTCAAAGCAAGTTTGTGGTTGGTAGCAGCAGCAATAATGTGGGCCATGGAAGTAGTTCTGGGCCATGGGGCTTCCCCCATGGAGCCATAATAAGCACATGTCAGGTCTCTGTGGATGCTCCTGAAAGCAAATCAGAAAGTAGTAACAATAGAATGAATGCTTGGGGCACTGTAAGTTCTTCATCAAATGGAGGGTTAAATCCAAGCACTTTGAATTCAGCTAGCAACCATGGTGCCTGGCCAGTATTAGAAAACAATGGACTTGCCCTAAAAGGGCCTGTAGGGAGTGGGAGTTCTGGCATCAATATTCAGTGTAGTACCATAGGCCAGATGCCTAACAATCAGAGTATCAACTCTAAAGTCAGTGGCTCTTCTACCCATGGTACCTGGGGCAACCTTCAGGAAACTTGTGAGCCTGAAGTAAGTGGTACACAGAAGGTTTTATTCAGTGGTCAACCTCAGACTATCACCACTGAAACAACTGGACCAAATAACACTACTAACTTTATGACCTCTAGTTTACCAAACTCTGGTTCAGTACAGAATAATGAACTGCCTACCAGTAATCCAGGGGCCTGGCGTGTGAGCACAATGAATCATCCTCAGATACAGGCTCCGTCAGTTATGAATGGCACTTCCCTATCTCACCTTAGCAATGGAGAGTCAAAAACTGGAGGCTCCTACGGTACTACATGGGGTGCCTATGGTTCTAATTACTCTGGTGACAAATGTGCAGGCCCTAATGGCCAAGCCAATGGTGACACTGTGAATGCAACTCTAATGCAGCCTGGCGTAAATGGGCCTATGGGCACTAACTTTCAAGTTACCACAAATAAAGGGGGAGGTATGTGGGAGTCTGGGACAACAAATTCCCAGAGTTCACCATGGGGAAGTGGAAATGGTGCGAATTCTGGAGGAAGTCGAAGAGGATGGGGAAGTCCTGCACAGAACACTGGCACTAGTCTATCCAGTGTTGAGTGGAACAAACTGCCTAGCAATCAGCATTCCAATGACAGTGCAAATGGCAATGGTAAGAAGtttacaaatggatggaaatctACTGAGGAAGAGGATCAGGGTTCTGCCACATCTCAGACAAATGAGCAAAACAGTGTGTGGGCCAAAACAGGAGGCACAGTGGAGAGCGATGGTAGTACAGAGAGCACTGGACGCCTTGAAGAAAAAGTAACGGGGGAAAGTCAGagtagagatagaagaaaaattgATCAGCACACATTACTCCAAAGCATTGTAAACAGAACTGACTTAGATCCACGTGTCCTATCCAACTCTGGTTGGGGACAGACTCCTATTAAGCAGAATACTGCCTGGGATACAGAGACATCAccaagaggggaaagaaaaactgaCAATGGGACAGAGGCCTGGGGAAGCTCTGCAACACAGACTTTTAACTCAGGGGCATGTATAGATAAGACTAGCCCTAATAGTAATGATACCTCATCTGTATCAGGGTGGGGCGATCCCAAACCTACTCTGAGGTGGGGAGATTCCAAAGGCTCAAACTGCCAGGGGGGGTGGGAAGATGATTCTGCTGCTACAGGAATGGTTAAAAGCAATCAGTGGGGGAATTGCAAAGAAGAGAAGTCTGCATGGAATGATTCGCAAAAGAACAAACAGGGGTGGGGTGATGGACAAAAGTCAAACCAAGGTTGGTCCATTTCTGCCAGTGATAACTGGGGAGAAACTTCCAGGAGTAACCATTGGGGTGAGGCTAATAAGAAATCCAGCTCAGGAGGGAGTGACAGTGACAGGTCCATTTCTGGTTGGAACGAACTTGGTAAAACTAGTTCTTTTACATGGGGAAATAATATAAATCCAAATAATTCATCAGGATGGGATGAATCTTCTAAACCTAATTCTTCCCAGGGATGGGGAGACCCTCCAAAGTGTAATCAGTCTCTAGGTTGGGGAGATTCATCAAAACCAGTTAGTTCTCCAGATTGGAACAAGCAACAAGACATTGTTGGATCATGGGGAATTCCACCAGCCACCGGCAAGCCTCCTGGTACAGGCTGGCTGGGAGGACCTATTCCAGCTCCAACAAAGGAGGAAGAACCCACAGGCTGGGAGGAGCCATCCCCAGAATCTATACGACGTAAAATGGAGATTGACGATGGAACTTCAGCTTGGGGAGATCCGAGCAAATACAACTACAAAAATGTGAACATGTGGAATAAAAACATCCCAGACGGCAGCAGCCGCTCAGACCAGCAAGCACAGATGCATCGTTTGCTGCCATCTGCAAGTGCTGTCTCAAGCAAGGAGGCAAGCAGTGGCTCTG GCTGGGGTGAGCCCTGGGGGGAGCCTTCTACTCCAGCCACGACTGTGGATAATGGAACTTCAGCCTGGGGTAAGCCCATAGACAGTGGTCCCAGCTGGGGAGAACCCATTACTGCGGCATCCAGCACATCCACGTGGGGCTCCACCTCTGTTGGTCCACAATCATTAAGCAAATCTG GGCCCAAATCTATGCAAGATGGCTGGTGTGGTGATGATATGCCATTACCTGGAAGTCGCCCCACtggctgggaagaggaggaagatgtagAGATTGGGATGTGGAACAGTAACTCATCTCAAGAGCTTAACTCATCTTTAAATTGGCCACCATATACCAAGAAAATGTCATCAAAG GGTCTGAGTGGcaaaaaaaggagaagggaaagg gGAATGATGAAAGgtggaaacaaacaagaagacgCATGGATAAATCCATTTGTTAAACAGTTTTCAAATATCAGTTTTTCG AGAGACTCACCAGAAGAAAATGTACAGAGCAATAAGATGGATCTTTCTGGAG GAATGTTACAAGACAAGCGAATGGAGATAGATAAACATAGCCTAAATATTGGTGATTACAATCGAACGGTCGGGAAAGGTCCTGGCTCTCGGCCTCAGATTTCCAAAGAGTCTTCCATGGAGCGCAATCCTTATTTTGATAAG GATGGCATTGTAGCAGATGAATCCCAAAACATGCAGTTTATGTCCAGTCAAAGCATGAAGCTTCCCCCTTCAAATAGTGCACTACCTAACCAGGCCCTTGGCTCCATAGCAGGGCTGGGTACGCAAAACTTGAATTCTGTTAGACAG AATGGCAATCCCAGTATGTTTGGTGTTGGAAACACAGCAGCACAACCCCGGGGCATGCAGCAGCCTCCAGCACAACCTCTCAGTTCATCTCAGCCTAATCTCCGTGCTCAAGTGCCTCCTCCATTACTCTCCCCTCAG GTTCCAGTTTCATTGCTGAAGTATGCACCAAACAACGGTGGCCTGAACCCGCTATTTGGCCCTCAACAGGTAGCCATGCTGAACCAGCTATCCCAACTAAACCAGCTCTCTCAGATCTCCCAGTTACAG CGATTGTTAGCGCAGCAGCAGAGGGTGCAGAATCAGAGAAGCGTGCCTTCTGCTAACCGACAGCAGCAAGACCAGCAG GGTCGACCTCTTAGTGTACAGCAGCAGATGATGCAACAGTCTCGTCAACTTGATCCAAGCCTGCTGGTGAAGCAGCAGACTCCGCCTTCTCAGCAGCCGCTCCATCAGCCAGCCATGAAGTCCTTCCTTGACAATGTCATGCCCCACACTACACCCGAGCTGCAGAAAGGGCCATCGCCAGTAAATGCTTTCAGCAACTTTCCTATAG gcttGAACTCAAACTTGAATGTAAATATGGATATGAACAGTATTAAAGAACCACAGTCAAGACTAAGGAAGTGGACTACAGTGGACAGCATTTCTGTGAACACATCTTTGGATCAAAACTCCAGCAAACATG GTGCTATTTCAAGTGGTTTTAGGCTGGAAGAATCTCCATTTGTTCCCTATGACTTTATGAATAGCAGTACTTCACCAGCCAGTCCTCCAGGTTCAATAGGAGATGGCTGGCCACGTGCCAAATCGCCTAATGGCTCTAGCAGTGTTAACTGGCCACCAG AATTTCGCCCTGGTGAACCATGGAAAGGTTATCCAAACATTGACCCTGAAACTGACCCTTACGTCACTCCTGGCAGTGTCATAAACAGTCTTTCGATTAATACTGTGCGGGAAGTTGATCACCTCAGGGACAGGAACAGTG GGTCATCCTCATCCTTGAACACCACGCTGCCTTCAACTAGTGCCTGGTCATCCATTCGTGCCTCCAACTACAATGTTCCCCTCAGCAGTACAGCACAAAGCACTTCAG CCAGAAATAGTGATTCCAAATTGACATGGTCTCCTGGTTCAGTTACAAACACCTCTCTGGCTCATGAGCTGTGGAAAGTCCCTTTGCCACCTAAAAACATCACTGCTCCGTCCCGCCCACCTCCGGGGCTGACTGGTCAGAAGCCACCCTTGTCTACGTGGGATAATTCCCCCCTTCGTGTAGGTGGAGGATGGGGAAATTCTGATGCCAGATATACCCCAG GTTCCAGCTGGGGTGAGAGCAGCTCAGGGAGAATAACGAATTGGCTTGTTTTGAAAAACCTCACACCTCAG ATTGATGGCTCAACTCTGCGCACCCTGTGCATGCAGCATGGTCCACTGATTACATTCCATCTGAACCTTCAACATGGAAATGCTCTGGTCCGTTACAGTTCAAAAGAAGAGGTAGTGAAGGCACAAAAGTCTCTGCACAT GTGTGTGCTGGGGAACACTACTATTCTCGCTGAGTTTGCCAGTGAAGAGGAGATCAGTCGCTTCTTTGCACAAAGTCAGTCTCTGACCCCTTCTCCTGGCTGGCAGTCTCTCGGGTCCAGCCAGAGCCGGCTGGGCTCCCTCGACTGTTCCCACTCATTCTCCAGCCGGACCGATCTCAATCACTGGAATGGTGCTGGGCTGTCGGGAACTAACTGTGGAGACCTTCACGGCACTTCCCTCTGGGGGACCCCACATTATTCCACAAGCCTGTGGGGTCCCCCAAGCAGCAGCGACCCCCGGGGAATTAGCAGCCCATCCCCcattaatgcttttctttctgttgaccacctgggtgggggtggagagtcCATGTAA